A genomic region of Antennarius striatus isolate MH-2024 chromosome 16, ASM4005453v1, whole genome shotgun sequence contains the following coding sequences:
- the tob1a gene encoding protein Tob1a: protein MQLEIQVALNFIISYLYNKLPRRRVNIFGEELERQLKQKYEGHWYPDKPYKGSGFRCIHVGEKVDPVVETAAKESGLDIEDVRNNLPQDLSVWIDPFEVSYQIGEKGPIKVLYVDDSNESGANSGSLDLDKEIKNSFNPDAQVFMPITEPVNRASPGSSSPSPPFGHSAAVSPTFMPRSTQPLTFTTATFAATKFGSTKMKSNGRSSNGGNSAGSKVARTSPTNLGLNVNSLLKQKAISTSMHSLYGLGLGVQQHQKPSALSPNAKEFVFPSLQGQSSQSALFPGDSSLSLSPLQYSNAFDIFAAYGGLNDKSVMDGLNFSLNNMQYSNQQFQPVMAN, encoded by the coding sequence ATGCAGCTTGAAATCCAAGTAGCTCTCAACTTCATTATCTCATACCTGTACAACAAACTGCCAAGGCGGCGGGTCAATATTTTTGGTGAGGAGCTGGAGAGGCAGCTGAAGCAGAAATATGAGGGACACTGGTACCCAGACAAGCCATACAAGGGCTCAGGATTCAGATGCATCCATGTGGGGGAGAAAGTGGATCCTGTGGTGGAGACGGCAGCCAAAGAGAGTGGGCTGGACATCGAGGATGTCCGCAACAACCTTCCCCAGGACCTCAGCGTGTGGATTGACCCCTTTGAGGTGTCCTATCAGATCGGTGAAAAGGGGCCCATCAAAGTCTTGTATGTTGACGACAGTAATGAGAGtggagctaacagtgggagtcTTGACCTGGATAAGGAGATCAAGAACAGCTTTAATCCTGACGCGCAGGTCTTCATGCCCATCACTGAGCCTGTGAACAGAGCCTCTCCGGGCTCAAGCTCACCCTCTCCTCCTTTTGGCCACTCAGCAGCTGTCAGTCCCACTTTTATGCCCCGCTCCACGCAGCCTTTGACCTTCACGACAGCCACCTTTGCAGCCACCAAGTTTGGCTCAACTAAGATGAAGAGCAACGGACGGAGCAGCAACGGCGGAAATAGTGCTGGAAGCAAGGTGGCACGTACCTCTCCCACCAACCTGGGCCTGAATGTGAACAGTCTCCTGAAACAGAAAGCCATCTCCACATCCATGCACTCTCTGTACGGGTTGGGTCTTGGGGTGCAGCAGCACCAGAAGCCCTCGGCCCTGTCCCCCAATGCCAAGGAGTTTGTGTTCCCCAGCCTTCAGGGCCAGAGCAGCCAGAGTGCTCTCTTCCCTGGGGACAGCTCACTCAGCCTCAGCCCATTGCAGTACAGCAATGCCTTTGACATATTTGCGGCCTATGGTGGCCTTAACGACAAGTCTGTTATGGATGGCTTGAATTTCAGCTTGAACAACATGCAGTATTCTAACCAGCAATTCCAGCCAGTTATGGCCAATTAG